Below is a genomic region from Bradyrhizobium sp. 1(2017).
GTCGCGGATCTCGTCACTTTCGACCAACTTCTCGAACTCGGCCGGATCCACACCGAGCTCGGCGGCGATCGGCTTTAGTCCGGCGAGTTCGCCGACCGATGCGTCGTTGCGCTCCCAATAGTCGGCGAAGATCTTCTCCATGTATTCCCACTCCTTGCCGAAGTGGCGCATCGCGAGCGCACCGCGCAGGGCAGGGCTGGTCTTCATCGGGAACTTCTTCGGCATCTGGAACGGAAGGTCGTACTTCTTGGCCCATCGCATCAGATCGATCTTCCGCGAACGGAGCTTGACTTTGGGTTCGTCCATCAGAACGTAATTCTGCTTCCGGAAGACGTAACCCAGGTTGAAGGGATGCGGCACGACGGTCGCATCATGCTTCTTCGCGACCGGCTTGATCAGATGTAGGGCGAAATAGCTGTTGGTGCTGCCCAGATCCCAATAGAACTCGATGGTCTTTCCCACGACGTACCTCCGTTTGCTTATTGCTGCGAACCGCCGTCCGACGGCCGGCCGTATTGCTTGTTTCCGAAGAGGTTGTCCCAGGCGGCGCCCGCGGGCGGCTTCCTGTTCTTTTCGAATCTTTCCTTCAGAACAGCGAGGCCACGCTGAACGGCTGGACGCTCGCGGACCGCGCTGTACCAGCGCTGTATCGACGGATAGTCGTCCAGGTTCTGGCCCTGGAACTTGTGCGACCGTAGCCATGGATAGGTCGCCATATCCGCAATGGAATACTCGCCGGCGATGTACTCGTTCTCGGAAAGACGCTTTTCCAACACCCGGTAAAGGCGTCCCGCCTCCGACGTGAACCGGTCGATCGCGTAGGGGATCTTCTCCTTGGAATATTCCCGGAAGTGATGAGCCTGTCCGAGCGCCGGCGCCATGCTGGCCGCCTGGAAGGCAAGCCACTGGATCACCTGGTATCGCGCGCCCATCTCTTCCGGTATGAAGCGGAAGCCGCTCTTCTCCGCGAGATACATCATGATCGCGACGGACTCGAAAAGCGGAAAGAGCCTTCCGCCAGGCCCCTCTGAGTCGACGATGGCCGGAATTTTGTTGTTCGGGCTGACCCGAAGGAAATCTTCGCCGAACTGTTCGCCCTTGCCGATGTGTACGGCTTCGACTTCGTAGGGCAGCCCGAGCTCCTCGAGCAGAATAGAGATCTTGTAGCCGTTCGGGGTCGGCCAGAAGTACAGCTTGATCAACGAAGCCTCCCGCGTTCGTTCTTGCGGGAGAAGTTAGGCGGCATGAAATATGTCGTCCAAGACTATGAAAGTCATGATTCAGTCGTCTAACGACTTATCGAGCGCCAGCGTTCAAGTCGTGAGGCGTCTCAATCGAGTTGCCGTCCGTATTGGACCGGATCGTCGCCCCAAAATATTCGTAGGCCTCGATAACAAGCTTACGGGAGCGCCAAGCGATGACGAGCGGTATCTTGCCCATGCTGTCCGGCCTGAAGGTCATCGACATCACTCAGTTCGTGGCGGGACCGACCGCATCGCGAGTCCTCGCCGAATTGGGGGCCGACGTCGTGAAGGTGGAATTGGCGCCCTATGGTGATCGATCACGCGTGCAAGGCGTCAAGGCCAAAGGCGCGCCCGAGAACGCAGCGCCCCACAGCACATACTTCTTCCAGCATAATCATTCGAAGCGCGGTATCGCGCTGGACTTCAAGAACGAGCGCGCCCGGGAAATCCTCAGGGGCATGATAGCGAAGGCGGATGTCCTCGTCGAAAACTTCAGCCCCGGCGTGATGGCTCGTGCCGGAATGTCGTACGACGATCTGAAGAGGCTCAATCCCCGCCTGGTGATGTGCTCGATCTCGTTCGCCGGTCAAACCGGCGATCTCAGCGAAAAGCCCGGCTACGATTACATCGGTCAGGCCTACGCCGGCGTGACCGGCATGATCGGAGAGGCCGACGGCAGTCCCGCGATGGTAACGATGGCCATCGGAGACGTCTCGACCGGCGTATCCGCCGCCTTGGCGATCGTGACCGCTCTGTTCCACCGGGAACGCACCGGCGAGGGGCATCTCGTCGAGAGCACCTTGCTCGACACCTATTTCCACATGCACGAGGCGAGCATCCCTCGCGTCTCCAAGCTCGGAAAGAAGTACGTCCAAAAGCGCACCGGGTCTCAACATCCAGACGGCGGTCCGACCGGCATATTCAAGTGTGGCGATGGGCATTACATCACGCTGATGTCGCTGTCCCATCAGTGGCCGCAGTTGGTGCAGGCACTTGATATGCCCGAACTGCTCAACGATCCGCGGTTCGCGAGCGCGAGTTCCAGGCGCAACAACAACGATCAGCTCAAGGAAATTCTCGAGGGATGGTTGGCTTCGGTCGGCTCCCGCGATGAGTGCTTGAAGCGGCTCGAAAGGCATCGAATCCCGGTGGCGCCGGTTCTGGACCTCAATGAGGTGATCGAGCTCGACCATTTGAAGCAGCGGAACACGGTGCGCACCGCGATCGATCCGATGCTGGGCGAGTTCAAGGTGCCGGGGATGCCGGTTCGCTTCTCGGGGTGGCATGGCCCGTCCCACCTCTCGGCGGCACGGCTTGGGGAGCACAACGCCGACGTTCTGCGCGAATACGGTCTGACGGAGGAAGAGATCGCGGACCTTCACCAGAAGAAGGTCTTCGTACGGGACCGTGCGCTCGGCTAACGCGGTTTGCGGACACGCCCTTTCTTTCCAGTTCCGTCAGCCGGCTCCGCGCCGGCGCCCTGGGGCGAGGCCTTCGCTTTCAGACGCGACGCCTGCTGAAACAGGTTCCGGGACAGAAACGACCGGTCGTCCCACCGCTTGGCGAGCCACACTGCGGTCTCGGCTTTCGGCTCCCGCAGCGGGACGAACTTCAAGCCGTCCAGCGAAAGCCGCTTGAGGGATTCCGGAAGGATCGAGACGCCCATGCCGGCGGCGACCAGCCCCATCATCGTGGGCGTCGCATTCGCCGCCTGGGCTACGTTCGGTGCGAAGCCGGAGTCCCTGCATAGATCGACGATCTTCTGGTGCAGACCGCTGCCGATTGAGCTGGCATAGAGCACCATCGGCTCTCCCGCGAGGTCGCCAACGGACAGATCGCCCTGCGTGGCCGCCAATGGATGGTCCTTCCGCATGACAACCATCAGCCTCTCGCGCGAAATTTCCACCGACTGTATCGACTCCGGCTTGGGCTGTAGCGGCCGGACGAAACCGAGGTCGAGGCGTCCGTCGAGTATCGCGTCGACCTGCTGATACGTCGGCATCTCTTCGAGAAGCAGATCGACGTCGGGATGCTCGGCGCGGAAGTCGAAGACGAGCTTCTGAAACCCTTCCACGAACGGAGCGGAGCCGAAGAACCCGACCCTCACTTCGCCTACCTGTCCCCGGTGGATCCGCTCGGCGCGCACCGCCGCAGCGTCCACCCGTTCGAGCACTTCCGCGGCTTCCTTCAGGAAATTCTTTCCCGCACTGGTCAGTTCGACGCGCCTGTTCGAGCGTTCGAAGAGCCGCGCGCCGATCTCGCGTTCGAGCGAAAGTATCTGCTGACTCAACGGGGGCTGCGAAATGCCGAGTCGGTCGGCGGCCTTGCCGAAGTGCAGTTCCTCGGCGACCGCCACGAAATATCGCAAATGCCGCAGTTCGATATTCATACCGACAGAGTATCAGACGAATCGGTCGTGATACATATCGAACGTGACCTATTGCGTATTGGACGCCGGTGGCCCCCGTCGCGAAAGTAAAAGGAGGGAGTTTCGATCCAAGGATGAACCGTGATTTCGGAAAAGACGACGTATTCAGTCGCGTCCGGTGCTGGCGGTAAGCCGCCGATCCTTCGCGGCGTGCGCGTTCTCGATCTCAGTCGCTTTCTGTCCGGTCCGCAGGCGACGCTGTTTCTCGCCGGTATGGGCGCGGAAGTCATCAAGATCGACGAACCGCGGGGCGGCGACCCAACCTTCACCGCGCCTCCCTTCTTTGGCCCGCGCGGCGTCGCCTTCGACCGTAGGACGTCGGAAGACCTAGGTATCGCGTATCTGAAGCGGACGCGCGGCAAGAAGTCGATCAGCCTCGACCTGAAGAAGCCCGAGGGGCACAAGGTGCTGCTCAAGCTCGTCCGCGAAGCCGACGTGCTGGTCGAAAATTTCAAAGTCGGTGTCACTACCAGGTTGAAGATCGACTACGACACACTACGCGCCGTCAATCCGAAGCTGATCTACTGCTCGATCACGGGCTACGGCGCGACCGGGCCCGAACGGCACCGCAAAGCCTTCGATCTGATGGTGCAGGCCGCGACGGGAATGATGAGCATCACCGGAAATCCCGCCGGTGAACCGAGCAAGACCGGCGCGTCGCTTTCCGACGGGATTGCGGGAACGTTCGCGATGGCGGGAATCCTGGCTGCACTCTACCAACGACATGAAACTGGCCTGGGTCAATTCATCGACGTCTCGATGGCGGATTGCCTGCTTTCGCTCATCTTCGACGAGCCATTCGAATGCTATGGCGAGTTGGGACTCGACCACCGCCAAGGCAACCGGATCGCCAGGTTTTCTCCGTTCAACACTTATCGAGCGCTCGACGGAGCGGTCGCGATAGGCGCCGGAACGACCGCGGACTGGACGAAGCTTCTCGAGATCATGGGATGCCAGGATCTCCTGAGCTCGGTCGAGTTCATGAACCCCGGTTGGCGCATCGAAAACAACGAAAAGGTGGACGAAGTGGTGGGGCGTTGGGCGGCAAACATGCCCATCGACGAGATCATCGGCCGGTTGGACGCGGCGGACATTACCTGCGGGCCGATCCGGACGATCGACGACGTCGTCTCCTGGGATCAATTGCGAGTGCGCGACATGCTGCAGCCCGTGCGCAATCCGCATCTACCGAGCGCAGCCGGGCCCCTCGCTGCGGGCTTTCCACTGAAGTTCAGCGAGGCGGAGGCGGTTCACGATCCGCGCGTGCCGATGCCGCGCGAACACAACGCCGAAATCTACGAAGGTCTCCTCAAGCTTTCGAAGCAGGAGGTCGCAGATCTTGGCAAGGGCGGGATTGTCTAGCTCCAACTCGAAGACGACCCAAGAACATAAGAGCAAAGGCTTAGGAGGAGCCACATGATCATCTCGGGACTTGGCAAGGCGGGGTTGCGTAGCATGGCGAATAAGGGCGCTTGTACACTCATGTCGCTGTGCCTCCTCGCATGCCCCGTCGCAGCGCAAACCTATCCAAGCCGTTCTATTACCATGATCGTTCCCTATGCTGCAGGGGGCCCGACGGATACCGTGGCTCGCGTCGTCGCCGACGCGATGGGACGCGATCTGGGACAGCGCGTGATCGTCGAAAACGCAGCTGGGGCAGGCGGTACCATCGGGTCCTTGCGGGCCGCCAAAGCCGAGCCGAACGGCTACACGCTGATCCTCAATCACATAGGAATGGCGACGGCGCCGATCCTCTACCCCGGATCGGTAGATCCCCTTACGTCGTTCGAATACATCGGGCTTGTCGCGGACGTGCCGATGACCATCGTGGCTCGACGGTCATTTCAACCGAACACGCTGAAGGAATTGATCGATTACACCGCCAAGCAGGGAAACAAGATCACTTACGCGAATGCGGGAGCTGGAACGGCGTCACATATCTGCGGAGTTCTGTTCGCTTCCGAGACCGGGGCGCAGCCCGTCACCGTTCCCTATAAGGGCACTGGACCCGCAATGATTGATCTGCTCGGCGAGCAAGTGGATTTCATGTGCGATCAGACGACCAATACGACGAACCAGATAAAATCCCGCGAGATCAAGGCGTATGCCGTCACGACGGCGCAGAGAATACCAGCGCTGGTCGACATCCCTTCCGTAAAGGAGGCGGGACTTGGAAATCTGGAGCTGTCGATTTGGCACGGAATATACGCTCCGAAGGGCACCGCTGCAGAGGTAGCAGCAAGGCTAACGTCTGCGCTTCAATCGGCCCTGAAGGATGAAGTCGTCCTCGAACGCTTCAATCAACTCAGCGCTCTTCCGGTGTCGAATGATCAGGCGAGCGCGGCTGCATTGAAGGCAAAACTCACATCAGAAATCACTCGGTGGAAGAAGGTCCTTGCCGCGGAGATCGCAAAGTAGTTGCGGCCGGCTCATTTGCGGCCGACGCTCCTTGGCACCGTGTCGAACGCCAGCCCTTCAGCTATATCCGAAGCCTGTCGGGTCGCGACCGACTTGAGTCGTCATCTTTCGATGAGGTCCTTTCATCGGGGGAACGGTCGGCGTTGATGAAAAGCGCGGGAAAGTGGGAGAGCGATCGTCATGGGGACTAAGTTGCGCGGCGCGGACATCGTTGCACAGTCATTGGAACGATTGGGGTGCAGCAGGATCTTTACGTTGTCCGGCAACCACATCATGCCCATCTTTGATGCTGTCCTTGAGACGAAGATTCAGTTGACCCACGTGAGGCACGAAGCCGCCGCTGTGCATATGGCCGACGGGTGGGGCCGGGTCACCGGCGAGCCAGGCGTGGCGATGGTGACCGGCGGGCCGGGCCATGTAAATGCGCTCGGAGCATTGTTCGCGGCCCAAGCTGCGGAATCGCCAGTAGTGCTCCTTTCCGGTCACGCGGCGACTTGGGAACTGGGGCGAGGCGGCTTCCAGGAAATTAAACAGGCGGACATGGCGAAGCCGGTGACCAAGGCGTCATGGACCGCAACGTCGACCGCTGCGCTCGGAAAGGATATCGGCGAAGCGTTTCGATTGGCCCGGGAAGGGCGCCCCGGACCCGTAAATGTCAGCTTACCGTCGGACCTACTCGATGAAACAGTCGGTCCGGA
It encodes:
- a CDS encoding CaiB/BaiF CoA transferase family protein; the encoded protein is MISEKTTYSVASGAGGKPPILRGVRVLDLSRFLSGPQATLFLAGMGAEVIKIDEPRGGDPTFTAPPFFGPRGVAFDRRTSEDLGIAYLKRTRGKKSISLDLKKPEGHKVLLKLVREADVLVENFKVGVTTRLKIDYDTLRAVNPKLIYCSITGYGATGPERHRKAFDLMVQAATGMMSITGNPAGEPSKTGASLSDGIAGTFAMAGILAALYQRHETGLGQFIDVSMADCLLSLIFDEPFECYGELGLDHRQGNRIARFSPFNTYRALDGAVAIGAGTTADWTKLLEIMGCQDLLSSVEFMNPGWRIENNEKVDEVVGRWAANMPIDEIIGRLDAADITCGPIRTIDDVVSWDQLRVRDMLQPVRNPHLPSAAGPLAAGFPLKFSEAEAVHDPRVPMPREHNAEIYEGLLKLSKQEVADLGKGGIV
- a CDS encoding LysR substrate-binding domain-containing protein gives rise to the protein MNIELRHLRYFVAVAEELHFGKAADRLGISQPPLSQQILSLEREIGARLFERSNRRVELTSAGKNFLKEAAEVLERVDAAAVRAERIHRGQVGEVRVGFFGSAPFVEGFQKLVFDFRAEHPDVDLLLEEMPTYQQVDAILDGRLDLGFVRPLQPKPESIQSVEISRERLMVVMRKDHPLAATQGDLSVGDLAGEPMVLYASSIGSGLHQKIVDLCRDSGFAPNVAQAANATPTMMGLVAAGMGVSILPESLKRLSLDGLKFVPLREPKAETAVWLAKRWDDRSFLSRNLFQQASRLKAKASPQGAGAEPADGTGKKGRVRKPR
- a CDS encoding 2-hydroxychromene-2-carboxylate isomerase, with protein sequence MGKTIEFYWDLGSTNSYFALHLIKPVAKKHDATVVPHPFNLGYVFRKQNYVLMDEPKVKLRSRKIDLMRWAKKYDLPFQMPKKFPMKTSPALRGALAMRHFGKEWEYMEKIFADYWERNDASVGELAGLKPIAAELGVDPAEFEKLVESDEIRDALIAETDHGLERGVFGVPTFFVDEEMFWGKDRMEFIDDELTSPTLPRVRRSPSTVAG
- a CDS encoding glutathione S-transferase family protein, whose amino-acid sequence is MIKLYFWPTPNGYKISILLEELGLPYEVEAVHIGKGEQFGEDFLRVSPNNKIPAIVDSEGPGGRLFPLFESVAIMMYLAEKSGFRFIPEEMGARYQVIQWLAFQAASMAPALGQAHHFREYSKEKIPYAIDRFTSEAGRLYRVLEKRLSENEYIAGEYSIADMATYPWLRSHKFQGQNLDDYPSIQRWYSAVRERPAVQRGLAVLKERFEKNRKPPAGAAWDNLFGNKQYGRPSDGGSQQ
- a CDS encoding tripartite tricarboxylate transporter substrate-binding protein, with protein sequence MIISGLGKAGLRSMANKGACTLMSLCLLACPVAAQTYPSRSITMIVPYAAGGPTDTVARVVADAMGRDLGQRVIVENAAGAGGTIGSLRAAKAEPNGYTLILNHIGMATAPILYPGSVDPLTSFEYIGLVADVPMTIVARRSFQPNTLKELIDYTAKQGNKITYANAGAGTASHICGVLFASETGAQPVTVPYKGTGPAMIDLLGEQVDFMCDQTTNTTNQIKSREIKAYAVTTAQRIPALVDIPSVKEAGLGNLELSIWHGIYAPKGTAAEVAARLTSALQSALKDEVVLERFNQLSALPVSNDQASAAALKAKLTSEITRWKKVLAAEIAK
- a CDS encoding CoA transferase, whose product is MTSGILPMLSGLKVIDITQFVAGPTASRVLAELGADVVKVELAPYGDRSRVQGVKAKGAPENAAPHSTYFFQHNHSKRGIALDFKNERAREILRGMIAKADVLVENFSPGVMARAGMSYDDLKRLNPRLVMCSISFAGQTGDLSEKPGYDYIGQAYAGVTGMIGEADGSPAMVTMAIGDVSTGVSAALAIVTALFHRERTGEGHLVESTLLDTYFHMHEASIPRVSKLGKKYVQKRTGSQHPDGGPTGIFKCGDGHYITLMSLSHQWPQLVQALDMPELLNDPRFASASSRRNNNDQLKEILEGWLASVGSRDECLKRLERHRIPVAPVLDLNEVIELDHLKQRNTVRTAIDPMLGEFKVPGMPVRFSGWHGPSHLSAARLGEHNADVLREYGLTEEEIADLHQKKVFVRDRALG